A part of Tessaracoccus timonensis genomic DNA contains:
- a CDS encoding phosphoenolpyruvate carboxykinase (GTP), with translation MNALLASSDALSNLPISGRIPNHPGIISWVDEVAQLTTPADVYFCDGSDEEYERLADALVASGTARRLDDAKKPNSLYCVSDPDDVARVEDQTFICSVDENDAGPTNNWMDPKQMKQIMTPLYEGCMAGRTMYVVPFCMGHVDAEDPKFGIEITDSAYVVVSMKIMTRMGEEPLKVMEEREASFVHALHSVGMPLADGARDVPWPCNDTKYISHFPEERTIWSYGSGYGGNALLGKKCYALRIASAMGRDEGWMAEHMLLVKLTSPEGKAYHIAAAFPSACGKTNLAMLNPTLPGWKAETLGDDIVWMRLGDDGRLWAVNPEDGMFGVAPGTGESTNPNAMAAINAGNSIFTNVALTDDGDVWWEGMTDEAPAHLTDWKGRSWTSERGPEGGRPDEKAAHPNSRFCTPIRQIPTLAAEYDDPRGVPVDAIIFGGRRENTIPLVAQSRSWEHGVFMGATCSSETTAAAKGAVGVLRRDPMAMLPFIGYHVGDYFQHWLDMGAKTDARKLPKIFYVNWFRRDAEGRFMWPGFGENCRALKWMVERIEGKVDALDTPAGLLPKPEDIDVDGLEIDPDVLAQVVGFQPQEWKDELPRIRRWLRSLGRKVPQEMNDELWHMAMTLIDA, from the coding sequence ATGAACGCGCTGCTCGCGTCAAGTGACGCATTGTCCAACCTGCCCATTTCCGGCCGCATCCCCAACCATCCCGGCATCATCAGCTGGGTGGACGAGGTGGCCCAACTCACCACACCCGCCGACGTCTACTTCTGCGACGGTTCCGACGAAGAATACGAGCGCCTCGCCGACGCGCTCGTCGCGTCCGGGACCGCACGTCGACTCGACGACGCCAAGAAACCGAACTCCCTCTACTGCGTCTCCGACCCCGACGACGTCGCCCGCGTCGAAGACCAAACCTTCATCTGCTCCGTCGACGAGAACGACGCCGGGCCCACCAACAACTGGATGGACCCGAAGCAGATGAAACAGATCATGACGCCCCTGTACGAGGGCTGCATGGCCGGCCGCACGATGTACGTGGTTCCGTTCTGCATGGGCCACGTCGACGCCGAAGACCCGAAGTTCGGCATCGAGATCACCGACTCCGCCTACGTCGTCGTCTCGATGAAGATCATGACCCGGATGGGCGAGGAGCCGCTCAAGGTCATGGAAGAGCGGGAAGCGAGCTTCGTGCACGCCCTGCACTCCGTCGGCATGCCGCTGGCCGACGGCGCCCGCGACGTACCCTGGCCGTGCAACGACACGAAGTACATCAGCCACTTCCCTGAAGAGCGCACCATCTGGAGCTACGGCTCCGGCTACGGCGGCAACGCGCTGCTGGGTAAGAAGTGCTACGCGCTGCGTATCGCGTCGGCGATGGGGCGCGACGAAGGCTGGATGGCCGAGCACATGCTCCTGGTGAAGCTCACGTCTCCCGAAGGCAAGGCGTACCACATCGCGGCAGCCTTCCCGTCGGCCTGCGGCAAGACGAACCTCGCCATGCTGAACCCCACCCTGCCCGGCTGGAAGGCGGAAACCCTCGGCGACGACATCGTCTGGATGCGTCTCGGCGACGACGGTCGGCTCTGGGCGGTCAACCCCGAGGATGGCATGTTTGGGGTCGCCCCCGGCACCGGCGAGAGCACGAACCCGAACGCCATGGCGGCCATCAACGCCGGCAACTCCATCTTCACCAACGTGGCACTCACCGACGACGGTGACGTCTGGTGGGAGGGCATGACCGACGAAGCACCCGCCCACCTCACCGACTGGAAGGGCCGTTCCTGGACCAGCGAGCGCGGCCCCGAGGGAGGCCGGCCCGACGAGAAGGCCGCGCACCCCAACAGCCGCTTCTGCACCCCCATCCGTCAGATCCCCACGTTGGCGGCGGAATACGACGATCCGCGCGGGGTGCCCGTCGACGCCATTATCTTTGGCGGCAGGCGCGAGAACACCATCCCGCTCGTGGCGCAGTCGCGCAGCTGGGAGCACGGCGTGTTCATGGGCGCCACGTGCTCATCGGAGACGACGGCAGCGGCGAAGGGCGCGGTGGGCGTGCTGCGGCGCGACCCCATGGCGATGCTGCCCTTCATCGGCTACCACGTGGGCGACTACTTCCAGCACTGGCTGGACATGGGCGCCAAGACCGACGCTCGGAAGCTGCCGAAGATCTTCTACGTCAACTGGTTCCGTCGCGACGCCGAGGGCCGCTTCATGTGGCCTGGCTTCGGCGAGAACTGCCGTGCACTGAAGTGGATGGTGGAGCGGATCGAGGGCAAGGTGGACGCCCTCGACACTCCCGCCGGGCTGCTCCCGAAGCCCGAGGACATCGACGTCGACGGCCTGGAGATCGACCCCGACGTGCTGGCCCAGGTGGTGGGCTTCCAGCCGCAGGAGTGGAAGGACGAACTGCCGCGCATCCGTCGCTGGCTGCGTTCGCTCGGCCGCAAGGTGCCGCAGGAAATGAACGACGAGCTGTGGCACATGGCGATGACCCTCATCGACGCCTGA
- a CDS encoding L-lactate dehydrogenase — translation MNTIQREGAKVSIIGAGAVGSSLAYAALMQGTARHIVLQDINEAKVRAEALDLAHGSQFFPEAVIQGSSDPAATEGSDVVVVTAGAKQKPGQTRLDLAATTVRLMQQVIPPLIERSPDAIFLMVTNPVDVTTHAALKISGLPPERVFGSGTVLDSARLRQLIAQETNIAVNNIHAYVCGEHGDSEIPLWSTATIGGVPLAEWEQGKSHLDAAKRAEIAHRVVRAAYEVIEGKGATNYAIGLAATRILSAILRDEHAILPVSRELDDWHGISGVCMSVPTVVSRSGAGRQLALPVSDDELTALRASAEAIQQVQSSLETAL, via the coding sequence GTGAATACTATCCAGCGTGAAGGCGCGAAGGTCTCCATCATCGGTGCGGGAGCGGTCGGTTCGTCGCTCGCATACGCGGCCCTGATGCAGGGCACCGCGCGCCACATCGTGCTCCAAGACATCAACGAAGCGAAGGTCCGCGCGGAGGCACTCGACCTCGCGCATGGCTCACAGTTCTTCCCCGAGGCCGTAATCCAGGGTTCGTCCGACCCAGCGGCCACGGAGGGCTCCGACGTCGTCGTGGTCACCGCCGGCGCAAAGCAGAAGCCGGGCCAGACACGCCTGGACCTCGCAGCGACGACGGTGCGGCTGATGCAGCAGGTGATCCCGCCGCTCATCGAGCGCTCCCCCGACGCGATCTTCCTCATGGTCACGAACCCCGTGGACGTCACCACGCACGCAGCGCTCAAGATCAGCGGCCTGCCGCCCGAGCGCGTCTTCGGTTCCGGTACCGTCCTCGACTCCGCCCGTCTGCGTCAGCTCATCGCACAAGAGACCAACATCGCGGTCAACAACATCCACGCCTACGTCTGCGGTGAGCACGGAGATTCAGAAATCCCACTGTGGAGCACGGCCACCATCGGTGGCGTCCCGCTCGCCGAGTGGGAGCAAGGCAAGAGCCACCTTGATGCGGCCAAGCGAGCGGAGATCGCCCACCGCGTCGTGCGCGCCGCCTACGAAGTGATTGAAGGCAAGGGCGCCACTAACTACGCCATCGGCCTGGCCGCCACCCGCATTCTGTCAGCGATTCTGCGCGACGAGCACGCCATCTTGCCCGTCTCCCGAGAACTCGACGACTGGCACGGCATCAGCGGCGTCTGCATGTCGGTGCCGACGGTCGTCTCCCGCTCCGGCGCCGGCAGACAGCTCGCGCTGCCCGTCTCCGACGACGAACTCACCGCACTGCGGGCCAGCGCGGAAGCGATCCAACAGGTGCAGTCGAGCCTCGAAACCGCGCTGTGA
- the zupT gene encoding zinc transporter ZupT codes for MVEGFWYALGLTMLAGLSTSIGAGIGVLGRAKSSKILALGLGFSAGVMVYVSLVEILPEGNEKLTGTLGAGVGEWATLAALFGGIAVIAVIDRLVPAAMNPHEPGTVGDEQRSRALMHTGLLTAVALAVHNFPEGFATFIAALQEPHVGIAVAVAIAIHNIPEGLAVAVPVYQATGSRKRGFWWATVSGLAEPFGALVGFALLAPIMSDVLLGVVFAAIAGVMVFISIDELLPTAEEYGEHHGAIYGFVAGMAVMGVSLVLLG; via the coding sequence ATGGTCGAGGGATTCTGGTACGCGCTGGGGCTCACCATGCTCGCAGGTTTGTCGACGTCGATCGGCGCGGGTATCGGTGTGCTCGGGCGGGCGAAATCGTCGAAGATACTGGCCCTTGGCTTGGGGTTTTCGGCGGGCGTGATGGTGTACGTGTCGCTGGTGGAGATTTTGCCGGAAGGCAACGAGAAGCTCACCGGCACGCTCGGTGCAGGCGTTGGTGAGTGGGCGACGCTCGCCGCCCTGTTCGGCGGCATTGCCGTGATCGCTGTCATCGACCGACTGGTGCCGGCCGCCATGAACCCGCATGAGCCTGGCACCGTCGGGGATGAGCAGCGCAGCCGGGCGTTGATGCACACGGGCCTGCTCACGGCCGTCGCGCTCGCGGTGCACAACTTTCCCGAGGGTTTCGCGACGTTCATCGCCGCCCTGCAGGAGCCGCACGTCGGCATCGCGGTGGCGGTGGCGATCGCTATCCATAACATTCCCGAAGGCCTGGCGGTGGCGGTGCCGGTCTATCAGGCGACGGGATCCCGCAAGCGCGGCTTCTGGTGGGCCACCGTCTCGGGGTTGGCCGAGCCGTTCGGCGCGCTCGTCGGGTTTGCGCTGCTGGCGCCGATCATGTCCGACGTGCTCCTCGGCGTCGTCTTCGCCGCCATTGCTGGCGTGATGGTGTTTATCTCGATCGACGAGCTCCTCCCCACCGCCGAGGAATACGGCGAGCATCATGGGGCCATCTACGGGTTCGTCGCCGGTATGGCGGTGATGGGCGTCTCGCTGGTGCTGTTGGGCTGA
- the gndA gene encoding NADP-dependent phosphogluconate dehydrogenase, with amino-acid sequence MALPTPTPATADIGVTGMGVMGRNLARNLARNGHKVAIHNRSVEKTEQVFADFGDEGEFIPSESMDDFVASLQQPRVAIIMVKAGAATDAVIDELASRMDAGDIIVDCGNTLFHDTRAREAALKERGLHFVGVGVSGGEEGALLGPSIMPGGSEEAYRRLGPMFEKISAHVDGEPCCTHIGSDGAGHFVKMVHNGIEYADMQVISEAYDLLRRALGLTPAEIADIFEEWNRGELDSYLMEITVEVLRQVDAKTGKPLVDVIVDAAKQKGTGAWTTQTALDLGVPITGIGEATFARGLSSSPIQRQAAQGFAGEAAEWNVEDRDGFIEDVRQALYASKVVAYSQGLNEMQAAAAEYDWKLDLGAIAKIWRGGCIIRARFLGEITRAFEANPELPMLIADDYFYERIVKALPSWRRVVVAAATHGVPAPVFTSSLSYYDGVRSDRLPAALVQGQRDYFGAHTYARIDAEGSFHTLWAEDDRKEVEA; translated from the coding sequence ATGGCATTACCCACACCCACCCCCGCCACCGCAGATATTGGCGTCACCGGCATGGGCGTGATGGGCCGCAACCTGGCCCGCAACCTCGCACGCAATGGCCACAAGGTGGCCATCCACAACCGTTCGGTGGAAAAAACCGAGCAGGTCTTTGCCGATTTCGGCGACGAGGGCGAGTTCATTCCGTCGGAATCGATGGATGACTTCGTTGCCTCGCTGCAGCAGCCCCGAGTGGCCATCATCATGGTGAAGGCCGGCGCCGCCACCGACGCCGTGATCGACGAGCTCGCCTCGCGCATGGATGCCGGTGACATCATCGTCGACTGCGGCAACACCCTGTTCCACGACACCCGCGCCCGCGAAGCGGCACTGAAGGAGCGCGGGCTGCACTTCGTCGGCGTCGGCGTCTCCGGCGGCGAGGAGGGCGCGCTGCTCGGCCCGTCGATCATGCCGGGCGGCTCCGAAGAGGCGTACCGACGCCTCGGCCCCATGTTCGAGAAGATCTCCGCGCACGTCGACGGTGAGCCGTGCTGCACGCACATCGGCTCCGACGGTGCCGGGCACTTCGTGAAGATGGTGCACAACGGTATCGAGTACGCCGACATGCAGGTAATTAGCGAGGCGTACGACCTCCTGCGCCGCGCGCTCGGCCTCACCCCCGCCGAGATCGCCGACATCTTCGAAGAATGGAACCGCGGCGAGCTGGATTCCTACCTGATGGAGATCACCGTCGAGGTGCTGCGCCAGGTGGATGCCAAGACGGGCAAGCCGCTCGTCGACGTCATCGTCGACGCCGCCAAGCAGAAGGGCACCGGCGCTTGGACCACGCAGACGGCTCTCGACCTCGGTGTACCCATCACCGGTATCGGCGAGGCGACGTTCGCCCGCGGGCTGTCGTCGTCGCCCATTCAGCGGCAGGCGGCGCAGGGCTTCGCCGGCGAGGCCGCGGAATGGAACGTCGAGGATCGCGACGGGTTCATCGAGGACGTCCGCCAGGCGCTGTACGCGTCGAAGGTGGTGGCTTACTCGCAAGGGCTGAACGAGATGCAAGCCGCCGCTGCCGAGTACGACTGGAAGCTTGATCTGGGCGCGATCGCGAAGATTTGGCGCGGCGGATGCATCATCCGCGCGCGTTTCCTCGGCGAGATCACGCGCGCGTTCGAGGCCAACCCGGAGCTGCCTATGCTCATCGCCGACGACTACTTCTACGAGCGCATCGTGAAGGCGCTGCCGTCGTGGCGACGGGTAGTCGTCGCCGCTGCCACGCACGGCGTCCCGGCGCCGGTGTTCACCTCGTCGCTGTCGTACTACGACGGCGTTCGCTCCGACAGGCTGCCCGCCGCGCTCGTGCAGGGCCAGCGCGACTACTTCGGCGCGCACACCTATGCTCGCATCGACGCCGAAGGCAGCTTCCACACACTGTGGGCTGAAGACGACCGCAAGGAGGTGGAAGCATGA